Genomic segment of Gemmatimonadaceae bacterium:
AGGCGCATTGGAACGTGAAGGGGCCAAATTTCATCGCGCTCCATGAGCTGTTCGACAAAGTGCACGAAGCGGTCGACGAGTACGCAGATCTCATCGCGGAACGGATTGTCCAACTCGGTGGCGTCGCAGAGGGAACCGCTCGCGCGGCGGTGCGACGGTCGACCCTGCTCGACTATCCACTGAACATTGCTGCCGGGGACCTGCACGTCGCCGCGCTGTCGGACGCCCTGGCTGAGTTCGGGCGAGCAGCCCGCATTGCGATCGAAGAAATGAACGAGCTCGAGGACGCGGGGAGTGCCGACGTATTGACGGAGATCTCACGCGGCATCGATAAGTGGCTCTGGTTCGTCGAAGCGCATCAGCAAACCTCCTCGGAGAGTGTTCGATGAGAGACTCACGCACGGTACGCCTAACGCTGGTCGGTCTGGTCATCGCTGGCATCGTGGGCACCGATGCCCTTGGTGGACACTCCTCATCGGCCTCCGCCGCAGAGCTGACCGCGCCTACCAGCCCCGGACGCGCAACCAGGAGCTCGGCCGCGAAACCCACCATCGTTCTCGTTCACGGTGCTTTCGCGGATGCCACTGGATGGCAGCATGTCATCCCCATCCTCGAGCGCGATGGGTACAACGTCGTCGCGGTGCAGAATTCCCTCGCGTCGCTCTCGGGAGACGTCGAGACGACGAAGCGGCTCATCGATGCGCAAACCGGACCCGTCGTCGTCGTGGGCCATTCGTACGGTGGGGCCGTCATCACGGGAGCAGCGGCAGGAAACGCGAACGTCGAGGCCCTGGTGTATATCGCCGCCTTCGCGCCGGAACCCGGAGAAGCCGTCGCCGCCTTTGGCGAGAAGTATCCTGCGCCGCTCGGCAAGGCGCTCAAGTCCGATGCAGCTGGCTTTCTCTACGTCGATCGCGCGTACTTCCGCCAGCTCTTTGCGCCTGACGTACCCGGAGTGGAAG
This window contains:
- the dps gene encoding DNA starvation/stationary phase protection protein Dps; translated protein: MAFDTTLMPPAPSDALAERSGDASNGFATKNSLPLGTRLEVCQLLNQRLAECVDLETQCKQAHWNVKGPNFIALHELFDKVHEAVDEYADLIAERIVQLGGVAEGTARAAVRRSTLLDYPLNIAAGDLHVAALSDALAEFGRAARIAIEEMNELEDAGSADVLTEISRGIDKWLWFVEAHQQTSSESVR
- a CDS encoding alpha/beta hydrolase codes for the protein MRDSRTVRLTLVGLVIAGIVGTDALGGHSSSASAAELTAPTSPGRATRSSAAKPTIVLVHGAFADATGWQHVIPILERDGYNVVAVQNSLASLSGDVETTKRLIDAQTGPVVVVGHSYGGAVITGAAAGNANVEALVYIAAFAPEPGEAVAAFGEKYPAPLGKALKSDAAGFLYVDRAYFRQLFAPDVPGVEARVMAATQKPIHNSSFGESVPEAAWKTIPSWYIVATEDQALNPELERFYAKRINATTIEIKSSHVVFISHALEVARFIERAANVPRPGGA